One Actinoplanes missouriensis 431 DNA segment encodes these proteins:
- a CDS encoding SDR family oxidoreductase → MTVVVVTGGTRGIGQGLVRSFLALGAQVAYCGRSAPVDGPSEALFVTADVTRRGDVRSLWDATVDKYGKVDIWVNNAGLSNSRKPLWQLDPAEIDAVVDVNLRGTLQAGAVVLDAMLAQGHGALWNMEGLGSNGQIVAGLTPYGSTKRGLTYATLAMAKELTGTPVKVGLLSPGMVVTDLLTRDYEPAELEKAKKIFNILADRVETVTPWLARRVLAGTRNGGRVAWLTRRKAAYRFATAAFTRRDLFGDS, encoded by the coding sequence ATGACCGTCGTCGTGGTGACCGGTGGGACGCGCGGGATCGGTCAGGGTCTGGTTCGTTCCTTCCTCGCACTCGGTGCGCAAGTGGCCTACTGCGGGAGGTCGGCTCCCGTTGACGGGCCTTCGGAGGCGCTGTTCGTCACGGCTGACGTGACGCGGCGCGGCGACGTCCGCAGCCTGTGGGACGCCACCGTCGACAAATACGGAAAAGTCGACATCTGGGTGAACAATGCCGGGCTGTCGAACTCGCGCAAGCCGCTCTGGCAGCTCGACCCCGCCGAGATCGACGCCGTCGTCGACGTCAACCTCCGCGGAACCCTGCAGGCCGGCGCCGTCGTCCTGGACGCGATGCTGGCGCAGGGCCACGGCGCGCTCTGGAACATGGAAGGACTCGGCTCCAACGGTCAGATCGTGGCGGGCCTGACGCCGTACGGCTCGACCAAGCGCGGCCTCACCTACGCCACCCTCGCGATGGCCAAGGAGCTGACCGGCACGCCCGTGAAGGTCGGGCTCCTCTCCCCCGGCATGGTCGTCACCGACCTGCTCACCCGCGACTACGAGCCGGCCGAGCTGGAGAAGGCGAAGAAGATCTTCAACATCCTCGCCGACCGGGTCGAGACGGTCACCCCCTGGCTGGCCCGCCGCGTCCTGGCGGGCACGCGCAACGGCGGCCGGGTCGCCTGGCTGACCAGGCGCAAGGCGGCGTACCGGTTCGCGACCGCCGCCTTCACCAGGCGCGACCTGTTCGGGGACTCCTGA
- a CDS encoding maleate cis-trans isomerase family protein: MTDALGWRRKFGVIAPSTNTIVEPDFYAMTVPGVTAHFSRIHIRNQDLSDDANFENLLVQIRAEIGFACERVLTCEPDYMVMGMSAETFWGGVEGNREFVSQIKGITGLDVATGAEACERALKLYGARKIGVVTPYQPVGDANVVRFFGEIGFEVTAIEGLKCPTAVSIAHVTEDELRAAILNVNDPEVDAIVQCGTNLSMVRLADEAERWLGKPVIAINAATWWMALRENGIKDKVYGAGSLLRDY, translated from the coding sequence ATGACCGACGCCCTCGGCTGGCGCCGCAAGTTCGGCGTCATCGCCCCCTCGACGAACACCATCGTCGAACCGGACTTCTACGCCATGACGGTGCCCGGCGTGACCGCGCACTTCTCCCGGATCCACATCCGCAACCAGGACCTCTCCGACGACGCGAACTTCGAGAACCTGCTCGTCCAGATCCGCGCCGAGATCGGCTTCGCCTGCGAGCGGGTGCTCACCTGCGAACCCGACTACATGGTGATGGGCATGTCCGCGGAGACCTTCTGGGGCGGCGTGGAGGGCAACCGCGAATTCGTCTCCCAGATCAAGGGGATCACCGGCCTGGACGTGGCGACCGGGGCCGAGGCGTGCGAGCGGGCGCTGAAGCTCTACGGCGCCCGGAAGATCGGGGTGGTCACGCCGTACCAGCCGGTCGGTGACGCCAACGTGGTCCGCTTCTTCGGCGAGATCGGCTTCGAGGTGACGGCCATCGAAGGGCTCAAGTGCCCGACGGCGGTGTCGATCGCGCACGTGACCGAGGACGAGCTGCGCGCCGCGATCCTGAACGTGAACGATCCCGAGGTGGACGCGATCGTCCAGTGCGGCACGAACCTCTCCATGGTCCGGCTCGCCGACGAGGCCGAGCGCTGGCTGGGCAAGCCGGTGATCGCCATCAACGCGGCGACGTGGTGGATGGCTCTCCGCGAGAACGGCATCAAGGACAAGGTGTACGGGGCCGGAAGCCTCCTCCGCGACTACTGA
- a CDS encoding neocarzinostatin apoprotein domain-containing protein, producing MLYRRLAAAAAAGLLCALSVGVTPAAAKATLKVSKTTGLKSGDSVTVSGTGFTKNLTDLALGQCVKNPKGPSDCNLAGGAVFAKTDGSGKTDTVTLKLATSFSGKECGSDGCVIAAQLLPSSHDAATVAANAVSVKIVFGSSGGTAKPVTSKSSAAAATTTAAAADDPDSDSDSGSALPKTGPGMEWATVVLIGTGLLLPGAGVLAMLPARRRRMAGFR from the coding sequence GTGCTTTACCGGCGTCTCGCGGCCGCTGCGGCTGCCGGACTTCTCTGCGCACTCTCCGTCGGGGTCACCCCGGCCGCCGCCAAGGCGACCCTGAAAGTCTCCAAGACCACCGGACTGAAGAGCGGTGACTCGGTGACCGTGTCCGGCACCGGGTTCACCAAGAACCTGACCGATCTCGCGCTCGGCCAGTGCGTCAAGAACCCGAAGGGCCCGAGCGACTGCAACCTGGCCGGTGGGGCGGTGTTCGCCAAGACCGACGGCAGCGGGAAGACCGACACGGTGACGCTCAAGCTGGCGACGTCGTTCAGCGGCAAGGAATGTGGAAGCGACGGCTGTGTGATCGCGGCGCAGTTGCTGCCGTCCAGTCACGACGCGGCGACGGTGGCGGCGAACGCGGTCTCCGTGAAGATCGTGTTCGGCTCCTCCGGTGGCACTGCCAAGCCTGTCACCAGCAAGTCCTCGGCGGCTGCTGCTACCACGACGGCGGCTGCGGCTGATGACCCCGACTCCGATTCCGATTCCGGCTCCGCCTTGCCGAAGACCGGCCCGGGGATGGAGTGGGCGACCGTCGTGCTGATCGGAACCGGTCTGCTGCTTCCCGGGGCCGGGGTGCTGGCGATGCTGCCGGCCCGTCGGCGCCGGATGGCGGGATTCCGGTAG
- a CDS encoding ABC transporter permease subunit has translation MSFLGYDFGFDRLAVGLFTGLTYGLLAVGIVLVYRSSKFVNFAHGAIGVFGAAVLARLTDGIAFWLAFPIAIVVAGALGAGIEMSVVRRLHGRPRVIGMIATLGLAQFILVLALLVDRDSFSGSTYPKPPGLPAFSIGTTAVGSSLTAMLLLTPVLLAALAFFLRRTKYGIAIRAAADHPDAATVNGVPAPLMTSLAWAVAGGVAAFSAILLTPTQGVQSIESLGPQLLLRGLAGAVIARMTSLPIAFTASIGVGVLEQVLLSRESSGFVDVVLGLAILVSLLRQRTGGRNNEQNASWPRWDATPPPGTRIGLILLAVIGVGLAYVVSNSTASILTMICGYALVGLSVILVTGIAGELSLGQFAFAGIGAAAAIQTAQLTGNMLTGVLAGCAAGALASTGVGIPALRLRGVALGVTTLAFALATSGWLLRQTFLLGDGLTTPYPMWRDYVVSVATDYYLFALLMLAVGWAVTARLRRGGFGRLLLALRDNEEAGRALTVAAPVRKLQVYGVAGALAGLGGVVIGFGQAQLSINSFPASASIDVVAIAVVGGLSRTGGALLGAIVIVGLPALFPLGIAGQAVLTLGWLLVVIFLPEGLGGLLAGAAGRLPAVPAGRLTPFPVGRWRSASRDGESAGGGGVSGVPPQSGPEPAADLPAGPAWPGQWRVRDLPAERLAPMIGTSPLLEVAGIRRSFGGVKAVQDATFAVTEGEIVGIIGPNGAGKTTLFEILAGFTSADGGMVRYQGRDVTGWTPERRARDGLARSFQDARLFPALTVRETLMVAGEKLIPSSLVVDVLGDRRPSAAKAARALAALRAMGLEDLADRTVGELSTGTRRIVELCCLLTLEPRLLLLDEPSSGLTQADGVALGELMLRVRAELGTTVLVIEHDLPLLSRVADRLIAMDAGTVIATGPPDEVRSHPAVVLSYLGTDEAAVARS, from the coding sequence ATGAGTTTCCTGGGGTACGACTTCGGGTTCGACCGGCTCGCCGTCGGACTGTTCACCGGCCTGACCTACGGCCTGCTCGCGGTCGGCATCGTGCTGGTCTACCGGTCCAGCAAGTTCGTCAACTTCGCCCACGGCGCGATAGGTGTCTTCGGCGCGGCGGTCCTCGCCCGGCTCACCGACGGCATCGCGTTCTGGCTGGCCTTCCCGATCGCCATCGTGGTGGCCGGAGCGCTCGGCGCCGGCATCGAGATGTCCGTGGTCCGCCGCCTGCACGGCCGGCCCCGCGTGATCGGCATGATCGCCACTCTCGGCCTGGCCCAGTTCATCCTGGTCCTGGCGCTGCTCGTGGACCGGGACAGCTTCTCCGGCTCGACCTATCCGAAACCGCCCGGCCTGCCCGCCTTCAGCATCGGCACCACCGCGGTCGGCTCCTCGCTCACCGCGATGCTCCTGCTCACCCCGGTGCTGCTCGCCGCGCTCGCGTTCTTCCTGCGCCGCACCAAGTACGGCATCGCCATCCGCGCCGCCGCCGACCACCCCGACGCGGCCACCGTGAACGGCGTCCCCGCACCCCTGATGACCAGCCTGGCCTGGGCCGTCGCCGGCGGGGTCGCCGCGTTCTCGGCGATCCTGCTGACACCCACCCAGGGCGTGCAGTCGATCGAATCGCTCGGTCCGCAACTGCTGCTGCGCGGCCTGGCCGGCGCGGTGATCGCCCGGATGACGTCGCTGCCGATCGCGTTCACCGCCTCGATCGGCGTCGGCGTTCTCGAACAGGTCCTCCTCTCCCGGGAGAGCTCGGGGTTCGTCGACGTGGTGCTCGGCCTCGCGATCCTGGTCTCGCTGCTGCGGCAGCGCACCGGCGGGCGCAACAACGAGCAGAACGCGTCCTGGCCGCGCTGGGACGCCACCCCGCCGCCCGGCACGCGGATCGGCCTGATCCTGCTCGCCGTGATCGGTGTCGGTCTGGCGTACGTGGTCAGCAACTCCACCGCCTCGATCCTCACGATGATCTGCGGGTACGCGCTGGTCGGCCTCTCCGTCATCCTGGTGACCGGCATCGCCGGTGAACTGTCGCTCGGCCAGTTCGCGTTCGCCGGCATCGGGGCGGCCGCCGCCATCCAAACGGCCCAGCTCACCGGCAACATGCTCACCGGTGTCCTGGCCGGGTGCGCGGCCGGCGCCCTCGCCTCCACCGGAGTCGGCATTCCGGCGCTGCGGCTGCGCGGGGTAGCCCTCGGCGTCACCACGCTCGCGTTCGCGCTCGCCACCAGCGGCTGGCTGCTGCGCCAGACGTTCCTGCTCGGCGACGGGCTGACCACGCCGTACCCGATGTGGCGCGACTACGTGGTGAGCGTCGCCACCGACTACTACCTGTTCGCGCTGCTCATGCTCGCCGTCGGGTGGGCGGTCACCGCGCGGCTGCGCCGCGGCGGCTTCGGCCGGTTGTTGCTCGCGCTGCGGGACAACGAGGAGGCGGGACGTGCGCTCACGGTCGCGGCGCCGGTCCGCAAACTTCAGGTGTACGGGGTAGCGGGCGCCCTGGCCGGCCTCGGTGGCGTGGTGATCGGGTTCGGTCAGGCGCAGCTGAGCATCAACAGTTTCCCGGCGTCCGCCAGCATCGACGTGGTCGCGATCGCGGTGGTCGGCGGGCTGTCCCGGACCGGGGGAGCGCTGCTCGGCGCGATCGTCATCGTGGGGTTGCCGGCGCTGTTCCCGCTCGGGATCGCGGGCCAGGCGGTGCTCACGCTCGGCTGGCTGCTCGTGGTGATCTTCCTGCCGGAGGGGCTGGGTGGGTTGCTGGCGGGGGCGGCGGGGCGGTTGCCGGCTGTTCCTGCGGGGCGGCTGACGCCTTTCCCGGTGGGACGGTGGCGGTCTGCTTCCCGGGACGGGGAATCTGCTGGTGGGGGCGGGGTTTCCGGCGTACCTCCGCAGTCGGGGCCGGAGCCGGCGGCGGATCTGCCGGCCGGACCGGCGTGGCCGGGGCAGTGGCGGGTGCGTGATCTGCCGGCTGAGCGGCTCGCGCCGATGATCGGGACGTCGCCGCTGCTGGAGGTGGCCGGGATCCGGCGGTCGTTCGGCGGGGTCAAGGCCGTGCAGGACGCCACGTTCGCCGTCACCGAGGGTGAGATCGTCGGGATCATCGGGCCGAACGGCGCGGGGAAGACGACGCTCTTCGAGATCCTCGCGGGATTTACGTCCGCTGATGGTGGAATGGTGCGCTACCAGGGTCGGGACGTCACCGGCTGGACCCCGGAACGGCGGGCGAGGGACGGGCTGGCGCGGTCGTTCCAGGACGCGCGGCTCTTCCCGGCGCTGACCGTGCGTGAGACCCTGATGGTCGCCGGGGAGAAGCTCATCCCGTCCAGCCTGGTGGTCGACGTGCTGGGCGACAGGCGTCCGTCCGCCGCGAAGGCCGCGCGTGCCCTGGCGGCGCTGCGCGCGATGGGGCTGGAGGACCTCGCCGATCGGACGGTCGGTGAGTTGTCCACCGGCACCCGGCGGATCGTGGAGCTCTGTTGCCTGCTCACCCTGGAACCCCGGCTGCTGCTGCTCGACGAACCGTCGTCCGGCCTCACCCAGGCCGACGGCGTGGCCCTCGGCGAGCTGATGCTGCGGGTCCGCGCCGAACTCGGCACGACGGTGCTGGTCATCGAGCATGATCTGCCGCTGCTGTCCCGGGTCGCCGACCGTCTCATCGCGATGGACGCCGGAACGGTCATCGCCACCGGACCACCCGACGAGGTCCGTTCGCATCCCGCGGTCGTCCTGTCCTACCTCGGCACCGATGAGGCTGCCGTGGCCCGTTCCTGA
- a CDS encoding ABC transporter ATP-binding protein produces MDSDVVLRVDGLSGGYGSIQVLFGIDLTVRKGETVALCGPNGVGKSTLVRMLSGLNRPRAGTVTLLGRDVTALSGPKRVRLGMSTVIGQQAFGSLSVRDNLRLHAYPNGHDDDRTDTVVDGALAVFPRLAVRTDQPAANLSGGERQMLVLAKTLIQRPSLLLIDEFSLGLAPVVVGGLLELVRRLAAAGVATLVIEQSVNVAMSIADRLLFMEHGTIIAEHTPDELRATPDLARRLVLGGHAE; encoded by the coding sequence TTGGACAGTGACGTCGTTCTGCGCGTCGACGGGCTCTCCGGCGGCTACGGCAGCATCCAGGTCCTCTTCGGCATCGACCTGACGGTCCGCAAGGGCGAGACCGTGGCGCTCTGCGGGCCCAACGGAGTCGGCAAGTCCACCCTGGTCCGGATGCTCAGCGGGCTGAACCGGCCGCGCGCCGGCACGGTCACGCTCCTCGGCCGGGACGTGACGGCGCTCTCCGGGCCGAAACGGGTCAGGCTCGGCATGTCCACGGTGATCGGGCAGCAGGCGTTCGGATCGTTGTCGGTCCGCGACAACCTGCGGCTGCACGCGTACCCGAACGGCCACGACGACGACCGGACCGACACCGTCGTCGACGGCGCCCTGGCCGTCTTCCCGCGCCTCGCCGTCCGAACCGACCAGCCGGCCGCCAACCTGTCCGGCGGCGAACGGCAGATGCTCGTCCTCGCGAAGACCCTGATCCAGCGGCCCAGCCTGCTGCTGATCGACGAGTTCTCCCTCGGGCTCGCGCCGGTCGTCGTCGGCGGCCTGCTCGAACTCGTCCGCCGGCTCGCCGCGGCCGGCGTCGCCACCCTGGTCATCGAGCAGTCGGTGAACGTCGCCATGTCGATCGCCGACCGGCTGCTCTTCATGGAACACGGCACGATCATCGCCGAGCACACCCCGGACGAACTGCGCGCGACCCCCGACCTGGCTCGCCGCCTGGTGCTCGGAGGTCACGCCGAATGA
- a CDS encoding ABC transporter substrate-binding protein, translating to MTRRNLDGPLLMRIGAVLGVAVVAYTGCGALMPGGNGTVQASASGTGPGVTEDSVKVVFVGTDLTKTASLTGFTNADVGKPEEQVEALASWVNANGGIAGRKLEAVYREYEASNDSPAAETTLCSRITQDDEAFAVVLTGQLQSNARPCYAQRQTLMLDATLIANGRSTFSELSPYLWTASFPEYDAFATSFLSVLSRQKFFEGRDRAGLVAADTPANKAVFEDIVTPFADKEGIDVTVSWIDTTSLGTLNSGLTQAAVNFRGRKIDRVFFLGGARIAPFFMTSAAANSYTARYGISTFDSPSFMVSNPGTIPPAALKGMVGVGFAPGYDVPDSQMAFPDSEAEKTCQKIYAGAGITFRARENARVAFTYCDAALLLQSAARDLGPNLNASAWATAARSAEFATATGLGEFGGGHAAGTAYRVLKFDAGCGCFTYEGPVTSLGQ from the coding sequence ATGACACGCCGGAACCTCGACGGCCCCCTGCTGATGCGGATCGGCGCCGTGCTGGGAGTCGCGGTGGTCGCCTACACCGGGTGCGGCGCGCTGATGCCCGGCGGCAACGGCACCGTGCAGGCGTCGGCCTCCGGGACCGGACCGGGCGTCACCGAGGACAGCGTCAAGGTCGTCTTCGTCGGCACCGACCTGACCAAGACCGCGTCGCTCACCGGGTTCACCAACGCCGACGTCGGCAAGCCGGAGGAGCAGGTCGAGGCGCTGGCCTCCTGGGTGAACGCGAACGGCGGGATCGCCGGGCGCAAGCTCGAGGCGGTGTACCGCGAGTACGAGGCGAGCAACGACTCGCCGGCCGCCGAGACCACGCTGTGCAGCCGGATCACCCAGGACGACGAGGCGTTCGCGGTGGTGCTGACCGGTCAGCTGCAGTCCAACGCGCGGCCGTGTTATGCGCAGCGGCAGACCCTGATGCTGGACGCCACCCTGATCGCCAACGGCAGGTCCACGTTCTCCGAGTTGTCGCCCTATCTGTGGACGGCGTCGTTCCCGGAGTACGACGCGTTCGCGACGTCGTTCCTGTCGGTCCTGTCGCGTCAGAAATTCTTCGAGGGGCGGGACCGGGCCGGCCTGGTGGCCGCGGACACCCCGGCGAACAAGGCGGTGTTCGAGGACATCGTCACGCCGTTCGCCGACAAGGAGGGCATCGACGTCACGGTCTCCTGGATCGACACCACCTCGCTCGGCACGCTCAACTCCGGGCTCACCCAGGCGGCCGTCAACTTCCGGGGCCGGAAGATCGACCGGGTCTTCTTCCTCGGCGGCGCCCGGATCGCGCCGTTCTTCATGACCTCCGCCGCGGCGAACAGCTACACCGCGCGGTACGGCATCTCCACCTTCGACAGCCCCAGCTTCATGGTGTCCAACCCGGGGACGATCCCGCCGGCCGCGCTGAAGGGCATGGTCGGTGTGGGGTTCGCGCCCGGTTACGACGTGCCGGACAGCCAGATGGCGTTCCCGGACAGCGAGGCCGAGAAGACCTGCCAGAAGATCTACGCGGGCGCCGGGATCACGTTCCGGGCCCGGGAGAACGCGCGCGTCGCGTTCACCTACTGCGACGCGGCGCTGCTCCTGCAGTCGGCGGCCAGGGATCTCGGCCCGAACCTCAACGCCTCGGCGTGGGCGACGGCGGCGCGGTCCGCGGAGTTCGCGACCGCCACCGGACTGGGCGAGTTCGGCGGCGGGCACGCGGCCGGTACGGCGTACCGGGTGCTGAAGTTCGACGCCGGCTGCGGCTGCTTCACCTACGAGGGACCGGTGACCAGCCTTGGACAGTGA
- a CDS encoding WxL protein peptidoglycan domain-containing protein, translating to MRKLAAALVIVASVLLTPAPAAATGNGEWAVTPTPAGNPGPTPRLYFFLDAHAGETVKESVRVTNLTAKPRSFVIYGADAYNTARNGGFAIRTRTDAQKDLGSWVRSQVTAVEVPARTSADIPFTIAVPANATPGDHVGGIVAMEASASSTAQADGATVNIQRAVAARVYLRVAGAVVPGLGVPELNLDVRAPLLPTITGGDLEYTVANVGNIHLVPAATVTMTGLFGHRITVTGATPASDMVPGAQGAFAMRARGIWPLDVVTTAVAVRAEGDVFAQRTERTVVVSWTALLLLALLITGIVLLIRRRRRARELRPRGLVAAR from the coding sequence ATGCGGAAGCTCGCGGCCGCGCTGGTCATCGTGGCGTCGGTGCTGCTCACGCCGGCTCCTGCCGCCGCCACCGGCAACGGGGAGTGGGCCGTCACGCCGACCCCGGCGGGGAACCCCGGCCCCACACCGCGGCTCTACTTCTTCCTCGATGCTCACGCCGGCGAGACCGTCAAGGAGTCGGTCCGGGTCACCAACCTGACGGCCAAACCGCGGTCGTTCGTGATCTACGGTGCGGACGCCTACAACACCGCCCGCAACGGCGGGTTCGCGATCCGGACCCGTACCGATGCTCAGAAAGATCTCGGCTCGTGGGTGAGATCCCAGGTCACCGCCGTCGAGGTGCCGGCGCGGACCAGCGCCGACATCCCGTTCACGATCGCCGTGCCGGCCAACGCCACACCGGGCGACCACGTCGGCGGGATCGTCGCGATGGAGGCCTCGGCGAGCTCCACGGCACAGGCCGACGGCGCCACCGTGAACATCCAGCGAGCCGTCGCGGCCCGTGTCTACCTGCGCGTCGCCGGCGCGGTCGTGCCCGGCCTCGGGGTGCCGGAGCTCAACCTGGACGTCCGCGCGCCGCTGCTGCCCACGATCACCGGCGGCGACCTGGAGTACACCGTCGCCAACGTCGGCAACATCCACCTGGTGCCGGCCGCCACCGTGACGATGACCGGGCTGTTCGGCCACCGGATCACCGTCACCGGCGCCACCCCGGCCAGCGACATGGTCCCCGGCGCGCAGGGCGCCTTCGCGATGAGGGCCCGCGGGATCTGGCCGCTCGACGTGGTCACCACCGCTGTCGCGGTCCGCGCCGAGGGCGACGTCTTCGCCCAGCGCACGGAACGCACCGTCGTCGTCTCCTGGACCGCCCTGCTGCTGCTGGCACTGCTGATCACCGGGATCGTGCTGCTGATCCGGCGCCGCCGCCGTGCCCGCGAGCTCCGGCCGCGCGGCCTGGTGGCCGCCCGATGA
- a CDS encoding WxL domain-containing protein gives MTRIVRRALAAAAGSALALAGVVAVQAPAAAYGPTANSLGCRIYFSDAGTGSSPSEWADTFTLTTNPASPKPGQSVTVSLTAAEGSTNGPVPLTAGSVPVAVTVGISGAQTGTITLNQSSYPAGAVAAYAELGGFTATGSFVAGSQGAVALTVKQVKFANSTASTYCSNDGDRDHKAAPVDTTIVHNATVFDGGATITSITGQTGVTAARAGNTIDYSVTGLEANATLTASLKDSSGGGTGEGSGTGSTGAGGSGTGTLVVPASPTTGTRTLAVTDGVNTVLVSITILGTPTVTITPSGGGAGTAISVKGTDWDPGSSVVVRGYQALTGAPPPPATSDTPVTATASATGGISAAFTVNDTTTAYVGAVSGRMFALAPWTASADACTAKEGNAATGDCDLKYELSETVTGGSLSMSRGAGSSTIIFTGVTLNGSAQTATGSLKPINVTDNRGSTLGWELAAAVTDFTGVPGGTIPAGALTWTPSCADHTGATNATAAVAGSAAVPVNEATLCSGPAGTGGTVTGGSYDASAELSLTVPAIQLAGTYTATLTLTLS, from the coding sequence ATGACACGCATCGTTCGAAGAGCCCTGGCCGCGGCGGCCGGGTCGGCGCTGGCCCTGGCCGGCGTCGTGGCCGTCCAGGCGCCGGCCGCCGCCTACGGGCCGACCGCCAACTCCCTCGGGTGCCGGATCTACTTCAGTGACGCCGGCACCGGATCCTCCCCGTCGGAGTGGGCGGACACGTTCACCCTGACCACGAATCCGGCGTCGCCGAAGCCCGGTCAGAGTGTCACCGTGTCGCTCACCGCGGCGGAAGGCTCCACGAACGGCCCGGTTCCGCTCACCGCGGGCTCGGTGCCGGTGGCCGTGACGGTCGGGATCTCCGGAGCACAGACCGGCACGATCACACTCAACCAGTCCAGCTACCCGGCGGGCGCCGTCGCGGCGTACGCCGAGCTCGGCGGCTTCACCGCGACCGGCTCGTTCGTCGCCGGCTCGCAGGGCGCCGTCGCCCTCACCGTCAAGCAGGTCAAGTTCGCCAACTCCACGGCGTCCACGTACTGCTCGAACGACGGCGACCGGGACCACAAGGCCGCGCCGGTCGACACCACGATCGTGCACAACGCCACCGTCTTCGACGGCGGCGCGACGATCACGTCGATCACCGGCCAGACCGGGGTCACCGCGGCCCGGGCCGGCAACACCATCGACTACTCGGTCACCGGCCTGGAGGCGAACGCCACGCTCACGGCGTCGCTGAAGGACAGCTCCGGTGGCGGTACCGGCGAGGGCAGCGGCACCGGCTCCACCGGCGCCGGCGGCTCGGGCACCGGAACGCTCGTGGTGCCGGCCAGTCCCACGACCGGCACCCGGACCCTGGCCGTCACCGACGGCGTCAACACCGTCCTGGTTTCCATCACGATCCTCGGCACGCCGACGGTCACGATCACGCCCTCGGGCGGCGGCGCCGGCACGGCGATCTCCGTCAAGGGCACCGACTGGGATCCCGGCAGCTCCGTCGTGGTTCGTGGATATCAGGCGCTCACCGGCGCCCCGCCGCCGCCCGCCACCTCCGACACGCCGGTCACGGCCACCGCGTCGGCGACCGGCGGGATCAGCGCCGCCTTCACGGTCAACGACACCACCACCGCGTACGTCGGTGCGGTGTCCGGCCGGATGTTCGCCCTGGCGCCGTGGACCGCGTCCGCGGACGCCTGCACGGCGAAGGAGGGCAACGCGGCGACGGGTGACTGCGACCTGAAGTACGAGCTCTCCGAGACCGTCACGGGCGGCTCGCTGTCGATGTCCCGGGGCGCCGGCTCCAGCACGATCATCTTCACCGGTGTGACGCTGAACGGCTCGGCGCAGACCGCGACCGGCTCGCTCAAGCCGATCAACGTCACCGACAACCGGGGCAGCACCCTCGGCTGGGAGCTCGCCGCTGCGGTCACCGACTTCACCGGCGTCCCCGGCGGCACCATCCCGGCCGGCGCGCTGACCTGGACGCCGTCCTGCGCCGACCACACCGGGGCTACCAACGCGACAGCGGCGGTGGCGGGTTCGGCGGCCGTGCCGGTCAACGAGGCGACCCTGTGTTCCGGTCCGGCCGGCACGGGCGGCACGGTCACCGGCGGCTCGTACGACGCGTCGGCCGAACTGTCCCTCACGGTGCCGGCGATCCAGCTCGCCGGCACGTACACGGCGACGCTCACGCTCACGCTGAGCTGA